The following nucleotide sequence is from Aneurinibacillus soli.
AATGACCTGTACATGAAGTTCTTCGCCGGGAAGAACAACCGGCTTTACTGCATTTGCAAGGTCGTTAATGTTCAGGACAGATACACCCTGAAGCTCACATACCTTATTCAGATTAAAGTCATTCGTTACGACTTTGCCTTGCATCACTTTAGCAAGCTTAACAAGCTTGCTATCTACCTCGCTGATCTCTTCAAAATCCTGATCGGTAATGATAACTTTCACTTTCAGCTCTTTCTGGATTTTGTTCAAAATGTCCAGTCCGCGACGTCCCCGATTGCGCTTAAGTGCATCAGATGAATCCGCGATGTGCTGCAGTTCCTCCAGAACAAACTCTGGAATGACAAGGGCACCTTCAATAAATCCAGTTTTGCAAATATCCGCAATCCGCCCGTCAATGATTACGCTTGTATCCAAAATTTTGTATTCTGTTCCACTCGATTCCTGCTTCTCATCCTTTTTCTTCTCACCTTTTGAACGGTTGCTTGAGAACACCGACATAATCTCGTCTCGTTTGCGCAGACCGACCTGAAACCCAATATAGCCGCATAACACAGACACAAGCAGCGGAAGTAGTTTAGCGACAATCGGAATAGGAATGCTATTAATAGGGAGAAAAAGTAAAAAAGCAACGATAAGTCCAATGATCAGCCCCATAGCTCCAAATAAAACATCGGTAATCGGCAACTTGATCAACGTTTCTTCGCTGCGTTTAATCGTACGGACAATATAATCAGTTGGCCACGACATAATTACGGCGAATAGAACCGCTCCCAGTACCGCTCCAATATATTCTGTTCCCGGAATACTACCCATGTGTGCATATGATTCTAGAAAAGAGAGGAACTGCGGCCCAAATTGATAACCAAGACCAGCACCAACCAGCAAGAAGAACAGTTGGATTATTCGTTTGACCATACTTTCACCTCCTTGATTGACTCATATCTCATTATAGTCATAACTAGCAAAGAAAAAACGGCTTAAATCAAAAACGACAAAAGAAGTCCTTGTTTGACAAATCACTCTGTTTATACGAAGCAGCTTTCGCAAAAGTTCCGAAAAAAAAACAAAAAGCTTCTCTTAGAGAAGCTTTTCCCCTCTAACTATTCATAACCTGCTCAAGTAAAGTTGTCGCCTGTTCCTCATCAATGTTCTTGACAAGCACGAGTTCACTGAGCAAAATCTGCCGGGCATTATCCAGCATTTTGCGCTCGCCGGTCGAAAGTCCTTTCTCCCTGTCACGACGCATCAAATCCCGAACCACATCCGCCACTTCATAGATGTCGCCCGTACGCATCTTCTCCATGTTCTTGCGGAATCTGCGGTTCCAGTTCGTGGATACATCTATCTCGTCAGTTCGCAGAATCTGAAGAACATGCTCTAAAGCTGGCATGTCGATTACTTCACGAATACCAAGATTCGATACCTTCTCCATCGGGATCATGACCTGCATATTCCCTACAGGCATCTTCATGATATAATACTGCTGCTTTTCTCCCAGGATTTCTTTCTCTTCAATGGCTTCAATAACACCTGCACCGTGCATCGGATAAACAATCTTGTCGCCAATTTGAAACAACAAATCCACCCCCAACAGAGTATCCACTTTCAAGGTATCACAGAAAGAATTTTTTGTCAATTAAATTTCACTATCATAACACATCAAAAAGAAAACTGTCAACCACAACTGTTCTGATGATATGAAAAAAAGACCGGAAACATACCGATCTTTTTACTAATTTGTTCAAGAATGAAACATTTCTTCCTCTGATTCCTTATGGCGACGCTTACGTACCATGCGATCTATGCTTCTCTTCACACCATACAGTGCATAAAGCATAAGCGGAACGAAAATCACCATCGGGAACTGCTGTGGGAACTTCCAAGCTGTCAATACTACGACACCGATAATAATCGGAGTAACCCAAAAAGCAGAACGTGGAATGCCTACTTTCTTGAAGTTTGGATATTTAATGTTGCTGATCATCAGATACGATAGACCAAACATGCTAAGTGCCAGGTAAACTGACGGAAACGCATTATGGTACAGCGCCATGGTCGCTAGCACACCGCCTGCTGCTGTAATGGGAAGTCCGATAAAATAGCCGGTATTTCCACCTGTTGCTGAGTTAAAACGAGCAAGACGAAGTGCTCCACATGCCGGAAACAGCCCAGCCAGCACAATGCCTACCCATCCCATATCCTGCAAAATCACTACATACATAATAAGCGCGGGTGCAACGCCAAATGTCACAATATCAGACAGTGAATCAAGTTCTTTGCCAAATTCGCTCTGCGCATTCAACATGCGTGCCAGGCGGCCATCCAGTCCATCGAACACCATCCCGACAATCACCATAATCGCCGCGTAGTTAATGTACTGAGGATCCCCTTGAAAAGCAAACAACATCGCCACAACGCCCAGAAACAAATTACCGATTGTAAACATATTCGGAATTGCCTTGGCTATCATTTTGCTCCTTATACCTCCCCGGTCCGCACATATTACGGACTCCCTCTCTCGGCTCAGGGATTTTTTGTAACCCCTGAACAATTATCTTATTGTATGATGCACTAAATATGCCTGTCAATAAATACTTGCTCCTGAATCCGTTTGAGGCCTTCTTTAATGGCTCGTGCCCGTACCTCTCCAATGCCTTCAACTTCATCCAGTTCTTCGATCGTTGCCATCATAACCTGAGGCAGGCCAGCGAACTCTTCAATCAAGTTGGAGACAATGGATGCTGGCAGACGCGGAATCTTACTTAAGATGCGATAGCCACGTGGAAATACAGGCTCATCATGAAGATTAGGCACTGGCGAGTATCCGAGTACTTTCAGGACGTTAATCGGTTCAAGCAGATCATCCGCAGATAACTTGTGCAACTGATTGAGTACATCATCCGGGTCCACCTCTTCTCCCAGGCGGCAATAATCTTTTATGAGTAAATAAGCATCATCTTCAATTTTCGACACAAGTTCTTCCATCTGCATGCTGATCAGACGGCCTTCTGTTCCTAATTCATTAATATATTTAAGAATTTCCGTTTTGATGCGCATCACCATCTCAATTCGCTGTACAACAAGCGCCACTTCGTGCAAGGTGACCAGTTCTTCAAACTCCAGCGCACCAAGATTCGTCAGTGCCTGATCAAGTACCGACTTATACTTTTCGAGCGTTTGAATGGCCTGATTTGCTTTGGTCAAGATAACTCCAATGTCTTTAAGCGCGTACCGATACGGCCCACGGTATAGCGTAATAACATTACGGCGCTGCGAAATCGAGATTACCAGTTGTCCGGTCTGCCTTGCCACACGCTCTGCTGTACGATGGCGAGTTCCAGTCTCCGTAGACGGGATGGATGAATCTGGAATGAGCTGTGTATTTGCATACAGAATTTTTTTCACATCATCACTTACAATAATAGCTCCATCCATTTTAGCCAGTTCATATAAATGCGACGATGTCAAATCACAGTTAATGGAGAATCCTCCGTCTACAATGTCCCGGATGGCTGGTGTATGGCCAATTACAATAAGGGCTCCGGTTTTCGCTCGCAACACATTCTCTAACCCTTCTCGCAGCGGTGCTCCGGGAGAAACGAAGCGTAGAACTTCACTTATAAACTGTTCGCGTTTGTTTTCTGCTGCCATGCCTATCCTCCCAGTGTTTCCCGCAGTGCTTCCGATACGGTATGTACCCCGACAATTTCGATGCCTACAGGATACTCCCAGCCCGTGCTATTTTTCGCGGGAATGATTACACGTTTAAATCCTAGTTTTTGCGCTTCCTTCACCCGCTGTTCAATGCGAGAGACACCGCGCACTTCTCCGGTCAATCCTACTTCTCCGATCACTACATCATACGGGTTCGTCTGCTTGTCACGGAAACTAGATGCGAGACTAACTGCCACAGCGAGGTCAATCGCTGGTTCATCAAGGCGCACGCCGCCCGCAACATTCACATAGGCATCCTGATTTTGAAGCAGAAGTCCTACACGCTTCTCCAGAACGGCCATAATCATCGCAATACGATTGTGGTCAACTCCGGTAGCCATGCGGCGTGGAGTAGCAAAGCCGGTCGGTGTAACCAGCGCCTGCATCTCGACTAGAACCGGGCGCGTCCCTTCCATACTGGCAACAACGGTTGAACCTGCTACACCTAGCGAGCGCTCAGATAAAAACATTTCAGACGGGTTTGTTACTTCTGCTAATCCTTTTTCCGCCATCTCAAAAATACCGATCTCATTCGTCGATCCGAAGCGGTTTTTCACCGCGCGCAGAATACGGTATGTATTGTGACGCTCCCCTTCAAAATATAGAACAGAATCTACCATATGTTCTAAAAGACGCGGTCCGGCTATAGCTCCCTGCTTCGTAACGTGGCCGACGATCATGATCGCGATGTCTTTCGTTTTCGCCAGGCGCATCAGGTGAGCGGTGCACTCTCGCACCTGTGCCACACTGCCGGGCGCGGATGTAACATCTGGATGAAAAATGGTTTGAATGGAATCCATAATGACGACAGCCGGGTTCAACTGGCTGATCTGCTGCTCCAGCAAAAACAGATCAGTCTCTGCCAATACATACAACTGTGAACTATTCGCGCCAAGCCTCTCTGCCCGCAGCTTGATCTGTTTGGCTGATTCTTCACCGGAGATATACAGCACCGTATGGCCATTGCCCGCTAACTCCTGTGACGTCTGCAGAAGAAGCGTCGATTTTCCGATCCCAGGATCTCCTCCTACAAGCACAAGTGACCCTGGTACGACACCGCCCCCCAATACCCGGTTCAGCTCACTCATGTTTGTATCAAGGCGAGGTTCGTCCTCCCCAACGATAGTCGTAATGGAGACCATTTTAGATGAACCAGCTGAGAATCCACCATGACGAGCACCCACTGTCCCTGCTTTCGGCTTTTCTACTATTTCTTCCACCAGAGTGTTCCAACTGTTACAGCCCGGACATTTCCCCATCCATTTGGGCGACTCATATCCGCACTCTTGACATACATATTTCGATTTATATTTAGCCATTCCATTTCTCTTCTTTCTACCTCATAATTTCTCCTTCTCCATTGTGCAAAAAAAGCTCTCCTGAGTAAAGCATCGCTTTCCCAGGAGAGCCTGATTTATTTCTCTATCATCTAGTTCGATACCGATTCTCCGGCTTCCTGTGTGGTAAAGGTCAGATCATTGTCACACACATCGATCTTCACAACACTACCTTTTTGAATGTTACCGGTAAGCAGCTCTTCTGAGAGTCGATCTTCAATATGACGCTGAATCGCACGACGTAGCGGACGCGCACCAAATGCCGGATCAAATCCTGCTTTCGCCAGAAAACTCTTCGCCTCATCTGTCAGAACAAAGTCAATATCTTGCTCGTTCAGTCGCTTACGAAGTGATTCGGTCATAAGCAGCGCAATCTCTGTAATGTGCGTCTCTTCCAGTGAGTGGAACACGATCAGCTCATCGATCCGGTTGATAAACTCTGGACGGAAACTACGCTTCAACTCACCAAGAACACGATCTTTCATATCCTCGTAGTTTTTCGAGCTATTCGGTGTCGTAAAGCCGAGCGATGAGTTCTTCTTAATCATATCGGCCCCGACGTTCGATGTCATGATGATTACCGTATTGCGGAAGTCAACCGTACGTCCTTTCGAATCGGTCAGACGACCGTCTTCAAGCACTTGAAGCAAAATATTGAACACTTCTGGGTGCGCTTTTTCGATCTCATCGAGCAACACAACGGAATATGGCTTGCGGCGAACTTTTTCTGTCAGCTGGCCGCCTTCATCAAAACCGACATATCCCGGAGGCGCACCTACGAGGCGAGAGGTAGAATGTTTCTCCATGTACTCGGACATGTCGATGCGGATAATCGAATCTTCCGCTCCAAAAAGCGCTTCTGCTAACGCACGGGCAAGTTCGGTCTTCCCAACACCTGTCGGTCCAAGGAAAATGAAGGAGCCGATTGGGCGCCTCGGATCTTTTAGACCGGCACGAGCACGGCGGATCGCACGGGAGATCGATTTCACTGCATCTTCCTGTCCAATTACGCGCTCATGCAGAATTTCTTCCATTTTGAGAAGACGCTCGGTTTCTTCTTCTTTCAGCTTCACAACTGGGATCCCCGTCCAGCTCGCTACGATAGAGGCGATATCTTCCGGTGTGACTTCTGAGTCCGTCTGGCCCTGTTTTTCCTGCCATTCATTCTTCGTACGATCTAATTCTTCACGCAGCTTCTGCTCTTTATCACGCATAGAAGCAGCTTTTTCGAATTCCTGACTTTGAACGGCTGCGTCTTTTTCCTTGCGAACTTCTTCGAGCTTTTGTTCAAGCTCTTTGAGATTCGGTGGGATGGTATACGATTGCAGACGAACTTTGGATGCCGCTTCGTCAATTAAATCGATCGCTTTATCCGGCAGGAAACGATCAGAGATATAGCGGTCCGACAGCTGTACCGCCTGGCTGATCGCTTCATCAGTGATTTTTACACGATGATGTGCTTCATAGCGGTCACGCAGCCCGAACAAAATCTGTACCGCTTCTTCCGGTGATGGTTCATTCACTTGAATCGGTTGGAAGCGGCGTTCAAGCGCTGCATCTTTCTCGATATATTTGCGATATTCATCAAGCGTAGTCGCACCGATGCACTGCAGTTCTCCACGGGCGAGTGATGGTTTCAGAATGTTGGAAGCGTCAATCGCTCCTTCTGCTCCACCTGCTCCAATAAGTGTGTGCAACTCGTCAATAAAGAGGATGATATTACCTGCTTGGCGGATTTCATCCATGATCTTCTTGAGACGGTCTTCAAACTCCCCGCGATATTTTGTACCGGCGACAACCGTTCCCATATCAAGCGTCATGACACGCTTATTGCGAAGAGTTTCTGGGATTTCGTTGTTAATAATGCGTTGTGCCAAACCTTCGGCAACGGCTGTTTTCCCAACACCAGGCTCTCCGATCAGAACCGGATTGTTCTTCGTCCGACGGCTTAGCACTTGAATAACGCGCTCGATTTCTTTGGCCCGACCGATTACTGGATCAAGTCCGCCATCGCGGGCAACCGCTGTCAGGTCACGCGCCAGGCCATCAAGCGTCGGTGTATTTACAGCCGCATTGCTTGATGCCTGCTGGTGCGAAGACATCGCTTCACTGCTTCCTAGCAGTTGAAGAACCTGCTGGCGCGCCTTGTTCAGGCTCACTCCAAGGTTGTTCAGCACACGGGCTGCCACACCTTCTCCTTCACGAATCAGGCCAAGCAAAATATGCTCTGTACCTACATACGTATGGCCCAACTTACGCGCTTCATCCATCGAAAGCTCAATGACTTTCTTCGCGCGCGGTGTATAATTAATATTACTCGACTGTTCGCCGCCGCGCCCAATCAAGGACTCTACCTCGCCCTGAATTTTATCCAGACCAAGACCAAGTGCTTGCAACGCTTTTGCGGCAATGCCGTCTCCTTCACGAATCAGACCTAACAGAATGTGCTCAGTCCCGATGTTTTTATGACCCAGGCGAACCGCTTCTTCTTGCGCGAGAGCAAGGACTTTTTGTGCTCTTTCTGTAAAACGACCAAACATCATACACAGACACCTCCGTAGATTTCATATTATTCCATTGCAGATTGCAAACGTTCACGTATTAAGCGGGCCCTGCGTTCATCCCGCGAATCTGAATCGAGCTGTTGGCCCACATGCTGCTGTAGAAAACCAGGCTGGACCATAACCGTCAGCTCATTCATCACTGAAAGCGGAATATTGCGGATAATTCCCAGGTCAATACCAAGCCGCACATCTGAGAGTTTCTCAGCTGCTTCGTCAGATTCAATAATCCGGGCATTGGTCAGAACCCCGTATGAGCGGCAGAGCTGGTCTTCTAAAAGAAGACGTCGATTCTGCATCAAATACCTTCGAGCCGCACGCTCCTGTTCAATAATCTGATGGGCTACACTGGTCAAGTTCTCAATGATCTCTTCTTCGGACTGACCAAGCGTAATCTGGTTGGAAATCTGGAACAAGTTACCGGACGCATCGCTACCTTCCCCGTACAGCCCTCGCACAACCAGACCTACCTGTGCAATCGCGGACAGGATCCGGTTAATCTGATGAGTAAGCACAAGTCCAGGCAGATGCATCATGACAGATGCTCGGATGCCGGTTCCGACGTTTGTCGGGCAGCTCGTCAGGTAGCCCCGGCGCTCATCAAACGCAAAGTTCACGTGCTTCTCAAATATATCGTCCATCCGATCTGCAGCCTCCCATGCTTTCTGAAGCTGCAAACCTGAAAACAGGCATTGGATTCTAAGATGGTCTTCCTCATTCACCATGATGCTGAATGCCTCGTTCTCGCTGAGAAGCACAGCGCCCCCGCGTGACTCGGCCATCAAATTCGGACTGATCAAATGCTTCTCCATCAGCACACGCTTCTGCAGGCCGGTCAACTGATCCATTCGAATAAACTCGAATGGCCCCTGACGCTTACAATCTTCATCTTCCATTACCTGTCTGACAGCAGCGGTAATCTGCTCCAGCTGGCTGTCAGTCGCGAGAATCGGAAACGGATACTCCTGTATATTGCGAGCCAGGCGAACACGACTGCTAATTGCAATATCGGCATCTTCACCTTCCCCATTCATCCACTCACTTACCGCATTTGTTATAAAGTTCTGGAAAGACATGCGATTTCCCTCCTACAAATGTGCGATTTGCTGCTCAAGTTCGCGTATTCGATCACGCAATTGTGCTGCTCTCTCGAATTCTTCCTGTTCAATGCACATTCGAAGTTCATATTTCAGTTGATCGACTTCTTTTTTCAGTTTAATGGTACCGCCAGAACGCTCGGGAACTTTGCCACTGTGGCGGGTATTCCCATGCACCCGACGAAAAAGTGGATCGAGCCGCTCTGCGAATGCCTCATAGCAATCACTGCAGCCGAACCTTCCACTTTTACTAAACTGCGGATAAGTCATGCCGCATGTTTCACAGTGTAGTGACTTCTCTTGCTCGGTCTGCTGAAATGAAACCGCATTGCTTCCCTGTTGATTTAACAGACCGGAAAGTAAGTGATGAATCGAAAAATCATTCATTCCACCCGGGAACATATGACCCTTCTCCTGTGCGCACACTTCACAAATGTGAAGCTGCATTTTTTCACCATTGATAATTTGGGTGAAGTGAAGGGTTGCCGGCCGTTGATGACATTCCTGACAAATCATAGACGGCGTCCTCCTGACTGTATATATATTATAGAAAAAGCGCAGTAAGCATGTTTTTCAAAAGATCCGCTCGTATGCGGTCCCTAAGCGGCACAGGGACCACTGTTAACACACGTCCGGTAGCCGCTTTCATCAAACGCATCTCTTTAAGCGTAATAATCCGTTCTTCCATAAGTCTCACGATAATATTGTCGCAGGCAGCTGCTGTGATGCTTTCCCCAATGGTTTCAAGCAAAAGCTGATAAAAGAGCTGGTTATCCAAAATTTCAACTTTACGAATCCGGATATATCCTCCGCCTCCCCGCTTACTTTCTACCATGTATCCTTTCTCGACGGTAAATCGAGTGCTGATCACGTAATTAATCTGGGATGGCACACACTGGAACCTGTCAGCCAGCTCACCACGCTGGATCTCTACCGCACCATTGCCCTGCTGTAAAATCCGTTTCAAATGCTGTTCAATGATGTCGGATATGTTCCGCATGTCTGCACCTCCTCCTTATCGTTTTTATTGACTTTGACTTTCTTTGACTTTAATTATAATCATGCCGATCCTAAAATGCAAGTGGTCCATACCTCTGTATTCTCGACGGAAAATCACCTTTCTATTCTTGTATCCGGCTGATGTTATACAAAAAGAAAACGCCTCACCAGCCTGAGCCGTGGGCGTTCTGTTTGTCTTATTCCTTACCCGAAGCGTCCCGAGATGTAATCTTCTGTGCGCTTATCCTGCGGGTTTGTAAAAATCGTTTCGGTTTCATCGTACTCAACCATATCACCTAGGAGGAAGAATGCCGTGCGATCAGACACGCGTGCCGCCTGTTGCATGTTGTGCGTTACGATCACAATGGTGTATTTCTTTTTCAGCTCATACAGCAGCTCTTCCACTTTCTGTGTCGAGATTGGATCAAGTGCCGATGTCGGTTCATCCATCAGAACCACTTCTGGTTCTACCGCTAGCGTGCGTGCAATACACAAACGCTGCTGCTGACCGCCAGAGAGTCCCATTGCATTTTTATTGAGACGGTCTTTTACTTCATCCCAGAGACCGGCCTGCTCGAGGCAGCGCTCTACAATCTCATCTATCTTCTTTTTATCGCGGAAGCCATTGATACGCAATCCTGCAGCCACATTCTCATAAATTGACATGGTAGGGAATGGGTTCGGTTTCTGGAATACCATGCCGACCTGCTGACGTACGGTCACAGGATCACGGTCAGACGCATAAATATCCTGGCCTTCTAGCAGAATCTCTCCATCTACACGTGCGCCCTCGATCACTTCATGCATCCGATTAATCGCACGCAAGAACGTCGACTTTCCACAGCCGGACGGTCCAATAAAAGCTGTTACTTTATTTTTTTCCAGCGTCATATTGATATTTTTAATGGCGTGAAAATCCCCATACCATAGGTTCAAGTTCTTTGCTTCGATCATTGCGCTCCCACCTCGGTTTTTTATCGCTTCCGCGTAATCACACGCGCCGTTACGTTCAACAAAATCACCATCATAATAAGCGTCAGTGCGCCTGCCCATGCCTGCGCCTGCCACTCTGCATACGGCGAGATCGCATAATTGAATATAAGAACGGGCATAGACGCGATCGGTTGATTCAATGAATGACTCCAGTACATATTGCCGAACGCTGTAAACAGGAGCGGCGCTGTCTCGCCTGCCACACGCGCAATCGCAAGCATGACGCCGGTGATAATACCGCGCAGGGCCGTTGGCAAAATAATTTTCATAATGACGCGCCACTGTGGAATGCCGAGTGCAAGACCGGCTTCCCGCATGTGGTTCGGTACAAGCTTCAACATCTCTTCGGTTGTCCGCGTAACAGCCGGAATCATGATGAATGCCAGTGCCATACCACCCGCATAAGCGGAGAAACCGCCCATCATCAGGACAACAAGCCCATAAACGACAATCCCGACGACAATCGATGGAACACCGAGCATAATATCAGTTAAGAATGATACAAATTTTCCAAAGCGATTGCGTCCATACTCAGATAGGAAGATTCCAGCCATTAAACCAACTGGAATTCCGATGACAGACGCAAGACCAAGCAGAATAAATGTTCCAACGATACCATTGGCCATCCCGCCGCCGATCTCACCTGGAGGAGCCGGCAGCTCAGTGAAGAAGTCAAAATTAAGAGCGGATACCCCTTTAACCAGCACATATCCCAAAATGCTGAACAGAGGGGTAAGCGCGAGAATCATACTAATGATCGTCATCCCAACCATGATTTTACTTTGTGCCTGACGACGGCTGAGACGAGCGGTAGACTTCTCGAAACCTACGCCCTTACTGCTTTTTAATACACTCTCCATCGATTACTTCGCCTCCTGTACGCCCCGTGAAGTCGTCCACACGAGGAATTTCGCAAAAATGTTGACGAGCAGCGTAACCGCGAACAGGAGGAAGCCAATCTCAATGAGAGTAGATAAGTATAAGTTCGACGATGCTTCATTAAACTCGTTAGCGATGACGCTTGCCATTGTATAAGCAGGGTCAAATATAGAATCCGGAACTTCCGGCCGATTTCCGATAACCATAGTCACAGACATTGTTTCGCCAATTGCACGTCCTAACCCGATAATCATCGCACCGAGAATACCGGAACGAGAATAGGTGAGAACGGCTTTGCGAATCATTTCCCATTTGGTGGCCCCCAGTGCGAGCGCTGCTTCGCGCTGCGACTCCGGTACAACCATCAGCACCTCCCGCGAGATCGAAGCGATCGTCGGGATGATCATAATAGCTAGAATGACGCCCGCTGTAAAAATCCCTACCCCGAAGGACGGACCGCGGAAAAACGGAATGAAAGTGCCCAGTGTGTTAATAAACACAGGCGCTATATATTCGCGAATAATTGGAGATAAAACGAAAATGCCCCACAAACCGTATACAATCGACGGAATAGCCGCCAGAAGCTCAATCAAAAATCCAATCACATCGCGGAACCACTTTGGCGCGATTTCCACCAGGAAAATCGCAATTCCTACACTAATCGGTGTGGCAATCGCAAGGGCAAGGAGGGACGATACGATGGTGCCATAAATGAAAGGCCATGCCCCGAACTCTTCTGCCACTGGGTCCCATGCCTTGCTGAAAAGAAAGCTCGGGCCGTACTTGTCAATCGCAAAACTAGAACCGCGAAACATCTCCCACAGCATAATGCCCAGCATCGCAATGATGGAACAACCAAAAACATACGCAACCGCCTTAAACACCTGGTCTCCATATCGTCTCTTCAAGAGATACACTCCTCTTCCTTGAAAAAAGCGGCAAAAAACTCATCATGAGTTTTTTGCACGCTCTCCCCTGCTTTCTTTTTTTATTTCAGTACAGCTTCGCCGTTTACTTTTACTTTTTTCAGTGCTTCTACGCCTTTATCTTGCAGTTCTTTCGGCATCGGAGCGTAGTTCAGTTCACCTGCATATTTCTGGCCGTCTGTTACAGCCCATTTAAGCATGGTCAGCATTTTTTCTGCTTTTGCTTTGTCGAGTGTCAGGTTTTCCGGAACGAGTACCCATGTTGTACCTACGATCGGGTAGCTGTCTTTACCCGGCTGATTGCTCAGTTTCACTTTCAGATCTTCTGGAATGGTTGTCAGT
It contains:
- the pstC gene encoding phosphate ABC transporter permease subunit PstC, coding for MKRRYGDQVFKAVAYVFGCSIIAMLGIMLWEMFRGSSFAIDKYGPSFLFSKAWDPVAEEFGAWPFIYGTIVSSLLALAIATPISVGIAIFLVEIAPKWFRDVIGFLIELLAAIPSIVYGLWGIFVLSPIIREYIAPVFINTLGTFIPFFRGPSFGVGIFTAGVILAIMIIPTIASISREVLMVVPESQREAALALGATKWEMIRKAVLTYSRSGILGAMIIGLGRAIGETMSVTMVIGNRPEVPDSIFDPAYTMASVIANEFNEASSNLYLSTLIEIGFLLFAVTLLVNIFAKFLVWTTSRGVQEAK
- a CDS encoding UvrB/UvrC motif-containing protein; the encoded protein is MICQECHQRPATLHFTQIINGEKMQLHICEVCAQEKGHMFPGGMNDFSIHHLLSGLLNQQGSNAVSFQQTEQEKSLHCETCGMTYPQFSKSGRFGCSDCYEAFAERLDPLFRRVHGNTRHSGKVPERSGGTIKLKKEVDQLKYELRMCIEQEEFERAAQLRDRIRELEQQIAHL
- a CDS encoding CtsR family transcriptional regulator; translation: MRNISDIIEQHLKRILQQGNGAVEIQRGELADRFQCVPSQINYVISTRFTVEKGYMVESKRGGGGYIRIRKVEILDNQLFYQLLLETIGESITAAACDNIIVRLMEERIITLKEMRLMKAATGRVLTVVPVPLRDRIRADLLKNMLTALFL
- the pstB gene encoding phosphate ABC transporter ATP-binding protein PstB; translated protein: MIEAKNLNLWYGDFHAIKNINMTLEKNKVTAFIGPSGCGKSTFLRAINRMHEVIEGARVDGEILLEGQDIYASDRDPVTVRQQVGMVFQKPNPFPTMSIYENVAAGLRINGFRDKKKIDEIVERCLEQAGLWDEVKDRLNKNAMGLSGGQQQRLCIARTLAVEPEVVLMDEPTSALDPISTQKVEELLYELKKKYTIVIVTHNMQQAARVSDRTAFFLLGDMVEYDETETIFTNPQDKRTEDYISGRFG
- the pstA gene encoding phosphate ABC transporter permease PstA translates to MESVLKSSKGVGFEKSTARLSRRQAQSKIMVGMTIISMILALTPLFSILGYVLVKGVSALNFDFFTELPAPPGEIGGGMANGIVGTFILLGLASVIGIPVGLMAGIFLSEYGRNRFGKFVSFLTDIMLGVPSIVVGIVVYGLVVLMMGGFSAYAGGMALAFIMIPAVTRTTEEMLKLVPNHMREAGLALGIPQWRVIMKIILPTALRGIITGVMLAIARVAGETAPLLFTAFGNMYWSHSLNQPIASMPVLIFNYAISPYAEWQAQAWAGALTLIMMVILLNVTARVITRKR